One genomic window of Cannabis sativa cultivar Pink pepper isolate KNU-18-1 chromosome 2, ASM2916894v1, whole genome shotgun sequence includes the following:
- the LOC133034362 gene encoding uncharacterized protein LOC133034362, translating to MDVRAVILFYNGTWVDRTTYIDYEVEGILIPTDCSHSELSHIVYEALNLDRNKYTIDLQFQVTEGIPPIRIKDDSGCKFYEQIRRKNDDETKYPICVNISTSTTDNEHNDRVNYTYNGETSLQTRQLLPTRTEYATKMADYVIEQTQKSMEESSEANQIISNPQVKRSSKPDYKLVCIDDNCKWTFLASKHGKTDMFIIRKIKHTHTCSLDITSGDHPQATSNLVGKVIKNKFVNPKRDYTPTEIVDDMADDYSVSISYQKAWRAREKAIVDARRCPQESYSEIPSILYMMQISNPGTITDLVTDEDNKFKYLYFAVGASIKSWQHCTPIIVTDGTFLTNQHGGTLLIASAQNANRHIFPLAFAVVDSENDSSWEWFLHKIKETYGEREGQCIVSDRHESILKAVKETFPDIMHGVCCYHLMKNIKMKFKKGGDELKIAFNSASKAYNIEDFEKSMQDLDNIDVRIRDYLVNEIGVEKWTRLYGMNRRYKTMTSNIANRSMQP from the exons ATGGATGTTAGAGCAGTGATTCTTTTTTACAATGGAACTTGGGTTGACAGAACAACATACATTGATTATGAAGTCGAAGGTATACTAATTCCAACAGATTGTTCACATTCTGAGCTTTCTCACATAGTATACGAAGCTTTGAATTTGGACAGAAACAAATATACGATTGATCTTCAATTTCAAGTAACGGAAGGCATACCACCAATAAGAATCAAAGATGATAGTGGATGCAAGTTTTATGAGCAAATACGAAGGAAAAATGATGATGAGACCAAATATCCTATCTGCGTTAACATCTCAACATCCACAACCGACAATGAACACAATGATAGAGTAAACTATACCTACAATGGGGAAACTAGTTTACAAACAAGGCAACTGCTACCAACAAGAACAGAATATGCAACAAAGATGGCAGATTATGTGATTGAACAAACTCAAAAATCGATGGAAGAAAGCTCCGAAGCAAatcaaataatttcaaatcctcAA GTAAAAAGATCATCAAAACCAGACTATAAACTAGTCTGTATTGATGATAACTGCAAGTGGACATTCTTAGCATCAAAACATGGAAAGACTGACATGTTTATCATAAGAAAAATAAAGCATACTCATACATGTTCATTGGACATTACTTCTGGAGACCATCCTCAAGCTACAAGCAACCTGGTTGGAAAGGTTATAAAAAACAAGTTTGTAAACCCAAAAAGAGATTACACTCCAACAGAAATTGTGGATGACATGGCAGATGATTACAGTGTCTCTATATCTTACCAAAAAGCATGGAGAGCTAGAGAAAAGGCAATTGTGGATGCTCGTCGCTGCCCACAAGAATCATACAGTGAGATACCATCAATTTTATACATGATGCAAATATCAAACCCAG GAACAATTACAGACCTAGTAACAGATgaagataacaaattcaaataTCTATACTTTGCAGTAGGTGCTTCAATAAAAAGTTGGCAACACTGTACACCAATAATAGTCACGGATGGAACCTTTTTAACAAACCAACATGGAGGCACTTTGTTGATAGCAAGTGCACAAAATGCAAATAGACATATATTTCCACTTGCATTTGCAGTAGTAGATTCCGAAAATGACAGCTCTTGGGAATGGTTTCTtcacaaaataaaggaaacttatGGCGAAAGAGAAGGTCAATGCATCGTATCAGATAGACATGAGAGTATACTAAAAGCAGTAAAAGAGACCTTTCCAGATATAATGCATGGGGTATGTTGTTACCATTTGATgaagaatataaaaatgaaattcaaaaaaggAGGTGATGAGCTGAAGATTGCATTTAATAGTGCATCTAAAGCTTACAACATAGAAGATTTTGAAAAGAGCATGCAAGACTTGGACAATATAGATGTAAGAATAAGAGATTACTTGGTGAATGAAATTGGTGTCGAAAAGTGGACAAGACTATATGGCATGAACAGGAGATACAAAACAATGACATCAAATATTGCGAATCGATCAATGCAGCCTTGA
- the LOC133034363 gene encoding uncharacterized protein LOC133034363, whose translation MSLKYKVETTNLLVYQVHDNNRSHIVNLENKTSSCQRFEYDEMPCSHAMAVLSKRNLSCYKYCSYYYTKEAFMATYEDSILPLGEATSWNIPDLIKNIVVLPPKHKRAAGRPKKQRYKNGLEAKALVKSMASFLASPK comes from the exons ATGAGTTTAAAGTACAAG GTTGAAACAACAAATCTTCTGGTATACCAAGTACACGACAACAACAGATCTCACATAGTAAACTTAGAGAACAAAACATCCAGCTGccaaagatttgaatatgatgaaATGCCTTGCTCTCATGCAATGGCTGTACTAAGCAAAAGGAACCTGTCTTGCTACAAATATTGCTCATACTACTACACGAAAGAAGCTTTTATGGCAACATATGAAGACAGTATACTCCCATTAGGTGAGGCAACATCATGGAATATAccagatttaataaaaaatattgtagtCCTCCCACCTAAACATAAGAGAGCTGCCGGAAGACCAAAGAAACAACGATACAAAAATGGACTTGAAGCAAAAGCACTAGTG AAATCTATGGCATCCTTCCTAGCTTCTCCGAAGTAG